From a single Chitinophaga sp. Cy-1792 genomic region:
- the metE gene encoding 5-methyltetrahydropteroyltriglutamate--homocysteine S-methyltransferase: MITHNLGYPRMGAHRELKKANEAYWSGKITAFQLEQTAKDIRLNNWYLQKDAGIDIIPSNDFSYYDHVLDTCLMVGAIPTRYHDLLVEKQLPQLDLQFAMARGYQKDGMDITAMEMTKWFDTNYHYIVPEFTPNQQFTLFSEKIISQFAEAKRAGFQTKPVILGPVSFLLLGKEKGRSFHRLQLLNRLLPVYLEVLTKLDELDAHYIQFDEPCLSLNLNRVELDAIANSYAAIHKAFPHLHLILAAYFECYGANLEAVLKLPVQTLHLDLVRCSMQLEDILATDIRKTKLRLSLGVVDGRNIWKNDFRKSLELINTAKAALGEDRLLVAPSCSLLHTPCDLDLETDEKNLPATIKNWMAFAKQKLDEVKTLAVLAGENPTVNAQQELKDNDAAMESRRTSPLIHRKAVTDRAAAVTAADAERKHAFPVRKKAQQQVLGLPMFPTTTIGSFPQTATVRSWRSKWKKGALSAAEYDQLIKEETAASIRWQESIGMDVLVHGEFERNDMVEYFGEQLQGFVFTQNGWVQSYGSRCVKPPVIFGDVERKEAMTVYYTQYAQSLTSLPVKGMLTGPVTILQWSFVRNDQPRAATCLQIALAIRDEVKDLEAAGIKVIQIDEPALREGLPLRKENREAYLDGAVRAFKVAASGVADTTQIHTHMCYAEFNDIFESIAALDADVITIETSRSQSELLEGFASFKYPNDIGPGVYDIHSPRIPSEEEMVNLMEQAMAVIPAEQLWVNPDCGLKTRDWPETKAAVAAMVAAAKTLRNKVPA; the protein is encoded by the coding sequence ATGATTACGCATAACCTGGGCTATCCGAGAATGGGCGCCCACCGTGAATTGAAAAAAGCCAATGAAGCTTACTGGAGTGGTAAAATCACCGCCTTTCAGCTGGAACAAACGGCTAAGGATATACGCTTAAACAACTGGTATCTGCAGAAAGATGCCGGCATAGATATCATCCCCAGTAATGATTTTTCTTACTATGACCATGTGCTGGATACCTGTCTGATGGTAGGAGCGATCCCTACGCGTTATCACGACTTGCTGGTTGAAAAGCAGCTGCCACAGCTGGATTTGCAGTTTGCCATGGCACGCGGCTACCAGAAAGATGGCATGGATATTACTGCCATGGAGATGACCAAGTGGTTTGATACCAACTACCATTATATTGTTCCTGAATTTACACCCAACCAGCAGTTTACACTCTTCTCCGAAAAAATTATATCACAGTTCGCCGAAGCCAAACGTGCGGGCTTCCAGACCAAGCCGGTAATACTGGGGCCTGTTTCCTTCCTGTTACTGGGTAAGGAAAAGGGCAGGAGCTTTCACCGGTTGCAGTTGTTGAACCGCCTGCTGCCGGTATACCTGGAAGTACTCACGAAGCTCGATGAACTGGATGCACATTATATTCAGTTCGATGAACCTTGTCTTTCCCTCAATTTAAACAGAGTAGAACTGGATGCCATTGCAAACAGCTATGCTGCTATTCATAAGGCATTCCCGCACCTGCACCTGATCCTGGCTGCATACTTCGAATGTTATGGCGCCAACCTGGAAGCCGTACTGAAGCTGCCGGTACAAACACTCCACCTGGACCTGGTACGTTGCTCTATGCAGCTGGAAGATATTCTGGCTACAGATATACGCAAAACAAAACTGCGTTTATCCCTTGGCGTAGTCGATGGCCGCAACATCTGGAAGAATGATTTCCGCAAATCCCTGGAGCTGATCAACACCGCAAAAGCTGCGCTGGGTGAAGACCGCCTCCTGGTGGCGCCTTCCTGCTCCCTGCTGCATACTCCCTGTGATCTCGACCTGGAAACAGACGAAAAAAATCTGCCTGCTACCATTAAAAACTGGATGGCATTTGCAAAACAAAAGCTGGACGAAGTAAAAACACTGGCTGTTCTGGCGGGAGAAAATCCTACCGTCAATGCGCAACAGGAGCTGAAAGATAACGATGCCGCGATGGAATCGCGGAGAACATCTCCGCTCATCCACCGCAAAGCAGTAACCGACAGGGCTGCGGCGGTGACAGCAGCAGATGCAGAAAGAAAGCATGCTTTCCCGGTACGTAAGAAAGCACAGCAGCAGGTGCTGGGATTGCCTATGTTCCCGACCACTACTATTGGCAGTTTTCCGCAAACAGCTACTGTCCGCTCCTGGCGCAGTAAATGGAAGAAAGGAGCACTAAGTGCTGCGGAATATGATCAGCTGATCAAAGAAGAAACAGCGGCATCTATCCGGTGGCAGGAATCTATCGGTATGGATGTGCTGGTACATGGCGAGTTTGAGCGGAACGACATGGTAGAGTATTTCGGAGAACAGCTACAGGGCTTTGTATTTACCCAAAATGGCTGGGTACAGAGCTATGGCAGCCGTTGCGTAAAACCACCGGTTATTTTCGGTGATGTGGAGCGCAAGGAAGCCATGACTGTTTACTATACACAATATGCACAATCCCTGACTTCGTTGCCGGTGAAAGGTATGCTGACAGGCCCCGTTACTATTCTGCAATGGAGCTTTGTCCGGAACGACCAGCCAAGAGCGGCTACCTGCCTGCAAATTGCCCTGGCAATCCGGGATGAGGTGAAAGACCTGGAAGCAGCCGGTATTAAAGTGATTCAGATAGATGAGCCGGCCTTGAGAGAAGGTTTGCCGCTGCGCAAGGAAAACCGGGAAGCTTATCTGGATGGTGCCGTACGCGCATTTAAGGTAGCAGCTTCCGGTGTGGCAGATACCACGCAGATACATACGCATATGTGTTATGCAGAATTCAACGATATTTTTGAAAGCATCGCCGCACTGGACGCGGATGTGATCACGATAGAAACATCGCGTTCGCAGTCCGAGTTACTGGAAGGTTTTGCTAGTTTCAAATATCCTAACGATATTGGCCCGGGTGTTTATGATATTCACTCACCACGCATTCCTTCGGAAGAAGAAATGGTAAACCTGATGGAGCAGGCCATGGCAGTGATTCCTGCTGAGCAGTTATGGGTAAATCCTGATTGCGGCCTCAAAACCAGGGACTGGCCGGAAACCAAAGCTGCAGTGGCTGCCATGGTAGCAGCTGCTAAAACCCTGCGCAATAAGGTTCCTGCCTGA
- a CDS encoding acyl-CoA thioesterase, with translation MTIEERIQASETHIFKAIFPDSTNHYDTMFGGTAMYLMDEVAFITATRFTRKKVVTVSSDKIDFNKPIPAGRIIELIGRVSKVGNTSMKVTVEIYTEEMYSDAREMAINGTFTFVAIDDEKRPVSVL, from the coding sequence ATGACGATAGAAGAACGCATACAGGCATCGGAAACACATATCTTCAAAGCGATATTTCCCGATAGTACCAATCACTACGATACGATGTTTGGTGGTACGGCCATGTATCTGATGGATGAAGTGGCTTTCATTACTGCCACGCGATTTACGCGGAAAAAAGTAGTAACTGTATCTTCAGATAAAATTGATTTTAACAAACCAATTCCTGCGGGCAGAATCATTGAACTCATTGGTCGCGTATCGAAAGTGGGTAACACCAGTATGAAAGTAACGGTGGAGATTTACACGGAAGAGATGTACTCTGATGCCCGGGAAATGGCTATCAACGGAACATTTACGTTTGTAGCCATCGACGATGAGAAACGTCCTGTGAGCGTGCTCTGA
- a CDS encoding GNAT family N-acetyltransferase: MPVVIGYMSGTNYNIVNNTKELQFEISEGGEKAILTYRFYKEDIAFMHTTVPAGLTGKGIATLLARAAFDYAKSLNKPVMVYCPFVASFLKKHTEYRVQLDRTFHH; the protein is encoded by the coding sequence TTGCCAGTTGTTATCGGATATATGTCTGGTACTAATTACAATATTGTCAACAATACGAAGGAGCTGCAGTTCGAGATCAGCGAAGGTGGGGAGAAGGCGATCCTCACATACCGGTTTTATAAGGAAGATATAGCCTTCATGCATACCACCGTGCCTGCAGGCCTAACCGGTAAGGGTATTGCCACCTTGTTAGCCCGTGCTGCCTTCGATTATGCGAAGTCTCTCAATAAGCCAGTGATGGTATACTGCCCCTTTGTGGCCAGCTTCTTAAAAAAGCACACGGAATACAGGGTACAGCTCGACCGTACTTTCCATCATTAA
- a CDS encoding MBOAT family protein has protein sequence MVFNSFEFALFLPIVFLLYWFAARGSLMVQNLILLAASFVFYGMWDYRFLFLLFFSILLDYTSGIMIHQAVGTRKKKIWLTASIGINLGFLFFFKYYNFFVASFADLLHAGGFQPHLWTLRIILPVGISFYTFHGLSYVIDVYYGKVTPTRNFVNYALFVSFFPLLVAGPIERATHLLPQIERTRVFDSSKAADGLRQILWGLLKKMVIADGCAFYANQIFNHSADYNGSTLLTGAVLFAFQIYGDFSGYSDMALGIARLFGFELLRNFAYPYFSRDIAEFWRRWHISLSSWFKDYVYIPLGGSREGRFKAVRNTFVIFLLSGFWHGANWTFIIWGAIHAVYFLPLLLSDRNRKNMEIVAQGRILPSLKEGLQMLSTFLLVTLAWVFFRAENAGHAFAYLREIFSLSLLQKPVIFPMTMLLLVALFMLVEWQGRAYPYALANISIRMGRPVRWAVYLVLLFVIILLKSEQQQFIYFQF, from the coding sequence ATGGTTTTCAACTCATTCGAGTTTGCATTATTTCTGCCAATTGTTTTCCTGCTCTATTGGTTTGCGGCGCGAGGTTCGCTGATGGTTCAGAATTTAATATTGCTGGCAGCGAGTTTTGTCTTTTATGGCATGTGGGACTACCGTTTCCTGTTCCTGCTGTTCTTTTCTATTTTGCTGGACTATACTTCCGGGATAATGATACACCAGGCAGTGGGTACCCGGAAGAAAAAGATATGGCTGACGGCAAGTATCGGTATAAACTTAGGATTCCTATTCTTTTTCAAATACTATAATTTCTTTGTGGCTTCCTTTGCGGACCTCCTGCATGCGGGTGGTTTTCAGCCGCATCTCTGGACGCTGCGTATCATACTGCCGGTAGGGATCTCTTTTTATACCTTCCATGGCTTGTCTTACGTGATAGACGTGTATTACGGAAAAGTAACCCCTACAAGGAATTTTGTCAACTACGCGTTGTTTGTCAGCTTCTTTCCCTTGCTGGTAGCGGGGCCTATAGAACGTGCCACGCATCTGCTTCCGCAAATAGAGCGGACACGGGTATTTGATAGCAGCAAGGCCGCCGATGGCCTGCGGCAAATACTTTGGGGCCTGCTTAAAAAAATGGTTATCGCAGATGGCTGTGCCTTTTATGCCAACCAGATATTTAATCATTCCGCCGATTATAATGGCAGCACGTTGCTGACAGGGGCGGTACTGTTTGCGTTTCAGATCTATGGCGATTTCTCGGGTTACTCTGATATGGCTTTGGGCATAGCGCGGCTGTTTGGTTTTGAGTTGCTGCGCAATTTTGCCTATCCCTATTTCTCCCGCGACATTGCTGAGTTCTGGCGCCGCTGGCATATTTCGCTGTCATCCTGGTTTAAGGATTATGTGTATATACCGCTGGGAGGTAGCAGGGAAGGACGTTTCAAGGCAGTGCGAAATACCTTTGTCATCTTTTTGCTGAGTGGGTTCTGGCATGGCGCCAACTGGACATTTATCATCTGGGGGGCGATTCATGCAGTGTATTTCCTGCCATTGCTTTTATCTGACCGTAACAGGAAAAATATGGAAATAGTGGCACAGGGGCGGATATTACCTTCTCTGAAAGAAGGATTGCAAATGCTATCCACATTTCTGCTGGTAACACTGGCCTGGGTATTTTTCAGGGCAGAAAATGCAGGACATGCATTTGCCTACCTGCGGGAGATATTTTCGCTGAGCCTGTTGCAGAAGCCTGTCATATTCCCGATGACGATGTTGCTGCTGGTAGCATTGTTTATGCTGGTAGAATGGCAGGGAAGGGCCTATCCCTATGCATTGGCTAACATCAGTATAAGGATGGGGCGTCCGGTACGCTGGGCGGTATACCTGGTGCTGCTGTTTGTTATTATCCTGCTGAAGTCCGAACAACAACAATTCATTTATTTTCAGTTCTGA
- a CDS encoding pentapeptide repeat-containing protein: MDRLFTDETFKQQDFATNGFPAGEYENCKFLHCDFSNVSFAGCIFVECAFSDCNLSMVQLNKTAMRDVRFVGCKMLGLHFDTCNDFGFEVSFDGCNLQHASFYNRNLKKLQCKNTILREVDFTLADLSQAVLQDCDLIGATFDNTNLEKADLRKATGYIIDPERNKIKKAKFSLADVAGLLMKYDITIE, encoded by the coding sequence ATGGATAGGTTATTTACAGATGAAACCTTTAAGCAGCAAGACTTTGCAACGAATGGATTTCCGGCAGGTGAATATGAAAACTGTAAATTTCTGCATTGTGATTTTTCCAACGTCAGTTTTGCAGGATGCATTTTTGTGGAGTGCGCATTTAGCGATTGTAACCTGAGTATGGTACAGCTGAATAAGACAGCCATGCGGGACGTACGTTTTGTGGGTTGTAAGATGCTGGGACTTCATTTTGATACCTGCAACGACTTTGGTTTTGAAGTGAGTTTCGATGGCTGTAATCTGCAACATGCCTCTTTTTATAACCGCAACCTGAAGAAGCTCCAATGTAAAAACACCATCTTACGCGAGGTCGACTTTACACTGGCGGACCTGAGCCAGGCTGTATTACAGGACTGTGACCTTATTGGTGCCACCTTTGATAATACCAACCTCGAAAAAGCAGACTTGCGGAAGGCGACGGGTTATATTATTGATCCTGAGCGCAATAAGATCAAGAAAGCTAAGTTTTCCCTGGCAGATGTGGCAGGTTTGCTCATGAAGTATGATATTACCATTGAGTAA